Proteins encoded in a region of the Streptomyces violaceoruber genome:
- a CDS encoding carbohydrate-binding protein codes for MQVRPVIASVALLGGTLVALSGTSAQAAAARYEAETASAVCTGTIDSDWSGYSGSGFCNGTNAVGAYAQFTVSAPAAGTATLNVRFANGTDGARAANIMVNGSSVASASFETTGAWDTWATKTVTVPVRAGNNTVRLSPTSSAGLPNVDYVDAEVTGDDTTPPSGSALYVSPGGSDGASGTESDPTTLTSAIDRVSPGGTIYLRGGTYRYAQTVTVPQGNDGTSGDRTELTAYPGETPVLNFSAQSESSSNRGLAVNGSYWHVKGIVVEHAGDNGIFVGGSDNVFERTVTRFNRDTGLQLSRTTSDTPRDQWPSNNLILSAESHDNADSDGEDADGFAAKLTVGPGNVFRDAVSHNNIDDGWDLYTKSETGAIGAVTIEDSLAYENGTLSDGTQNSSGDRNGYKLGGEDIEVDHVVRRSIAYRNGKHGFTYNSNPGTMTISDNVSIDNAERNFSFDKGTSVFRNNTSCRADDGSNDKTVGDADGSNQFWTGSNGSRCAAYAGALDWSFDSDGTLVVTFGGNRVIP; via the coding sequence ATGCAAGTGAGACCCGTCATCGCGAGCGTCGCCCTGCTGGGCGGCACGCTCGTCGCTCTGTCCGGCACGTCCGCGCAGGCCGCGGCCGCCCGCTACGAGGCCGAAACCGCGTCGGCGGTCTGTACCGGCACCATCGACTCCGACTGGTCCGGCTACTCCGGCAGCGGTTTCTGCAACGGCACCAACGCGGTCGGCGCCTACGCGCAGTTCACGGTGAGCGCGCCCGCCGCGGGCACCGCGACGCTGAACGTGCGCTTCGCGAACGGCACCGACGGCGCACGAGCTGCGAACATCATGGTGAACGGTTCGAGTGTCGCCTCGGCCTCGTTCGAGACCACCGGCGCCTGGGACACCTGGGCGACGAAGACCGTCACGGTGCCGGTGCGCGCCGGGAACAACACCGTCAGGCTCAGCCCCACCTCGTCCGCCGGACTGCCCAACGTCGACTACGTCGACGCCGAGGTGACCGGCGACGACACCACGCCGCCGTCCGGCTCCGCGCTGTACGTGTCGCCGGGCGGCAGCGACGGCGCGTCCGGGACGGAGTCCGACCCGACCACCCTCACCTCGGCGATCGACCGGGTCTCCCCCGGCGGGACGATCTACCTGCGCGGCGGCACCTACCGGTACGCGCAGACGGTCACCGTCCCGCAGGGCAACGACGGCACCTCGGGCGACCGCACCGAGCTGACCGCCTACCCGGGCGAGACGCCGGTGCTGAACTTCTCGGCCCAGTCGGAGAGTTCCTCGAACCGGGGGCTCGCGGTCAACGGGTCGTACTGGCACGTCAAGGGGATCGTCGTCGAACACGCCGGGGACAACGGCATCTTCGTCGGCGGCAGCGACAACGTGTTCGAGCGCACGGTGACGCGCTTCAACCGCGACACCGGGTTGCAGCTCTCGCGGACGACCTCGGACACCCCCCGCGACCAGTGGCCGTCCAACAACCTGATCCTGAGCGCCGAGTCGCACGACAACGCCGACTCCGACGGCGAGGACGCCGACGGCTTCGCCGCCAAGCTCACCGTCGGCCCGGGCAACGTCTTCCGCGACGCCGTGTCCCACAACAACATCGACGACGGCTGGGACCTCTACACCAAGTCCGAGACGGGCGCGATCGGCGCGGTCACCATCGAGGACTCCCTGGCCTACGAGAACGGCACCCTCTCCGACGGCACGCAGAACTCCAGCGGTGACCGCAACGGCTACAAGCTCGGCGGCGAGGACATCGAGGTCGACCACGTGGTGCGCCGCAGCATCGCCTACCGGAACGGCAAGCACGGGTTCACCTACAACTCGAACCCGGGCACGATGACGATCTCGGACAACGTGAGCATCGACAACGCCGAGCGCAACTTCTCCTTCGACAAGGGAACTTCGGTGTTCCGGAACAACACCTCGTGCCGCGCCGACGACGGGTCGAACGACAAGACCGTGGGCGACGCCGACGGGTCGAACCAGTTCTGGACCGGCTCGAACGGCTCCCGGTGCGCCGCGTACGCGGGCGCCCTCGACTGGTCCTTCGACTCGGACGGCACGCTCGTGGTGACCTTCGGCGGCAACCGGGTCATTCCGTAG
- a CDS encoding SPFH domain-containing protein, giving the protein MEASAFLIAGVIVALLAVFTVVRAVRIVPQARARNVERLGRYHRTLKPGLSVVIPYIDRVYPVIDLREQVVSFKPQPVITEDNLVVEIDTVLYFQVTDPRAAFYEIANFLQAVEQLTVTTLRNVVGSMDLEKTLTSRDTINSQLRGVLDEATGKWGLRVNRVEIKAIDPPQSIKDAMQKQMRAERDKRAAILGAEGQRQSQILTAEGDKQAAVLRAEGNRTAEILKAEGQSRAIDEVFQAVHRNDPDPKLLAYQYLQVLPQLAQGSGSTFWVIPSEVTSALQGVSRAFTEALPQSPATRESPSDDGAAQAASDTAQAAEAAAQALADAARANGVPPEGHAA; this is encoded by the coding sequence ATGGAAGCCTCGGCGTTCCTCATCGCCGGTGTGATCGTCGCGCTTCTCGCCGTTTTCACCGTGGTGCGGGCGGTGCGCATCGTGCCGCAGGCCCGTGCCCGAAACGTCGAACGGCTCGGCCGTTACCACCGCACGCTGAAACCCGGACTCAGCGTGGTCATCCCGTACATCGACCGGGTCTATCCGGTGATCGACCTGCGCGAGCAGGTGGTCTCCTTCAAGCCCCAGCCGGTCATCACCGAGGACAATCTGGTCGTCGAGATCGACACCGTGCTGTATTTCCAGGTCACGGACCCACGCGCGGCCTTCTACGAGATCGCGAACTTCCTCCAGGCGGTCGAGCAGCTCACCGTCACCACCCTGCGCAATGTCGTGGGATCCATGGACCTGGAGAAGACGCTCACCTCGCGCGACACCATCAACAGCCAATTGCGCGGGGTTCTCGACGAGGCCACCGGAAAATGGGGGCTGCGGGTGAACCGGGTGGAGATCAAGGCGATCGACCCGCCGCAGTCCATCAAGGACGCCATGCAGAAGCAGATGCGGGCCGAGCGGGACAAGCGGGCCGCGATCCTCGGCGCGGAGGGCCAGCGCCAGTCGCAGATCCTCACGGCCGAGGGTGACAAGCAGGCCGCCGTCCTGCGCGCCGAGGGCAACCGCACCGCCGAGATCCTCAAGGCGGAGGGGCAGTCCCGGGCCATCGACGAGGTCTTCCAGGCCGTGCACCGCAACGACCCCGACCCCAAGCTGCTGGCCTACCAGTACCTCCAGGTGCTGCCGCAGCTGGCGCAGGGCTCCGGCAGTACGTTCTGGGTCATCCCCAGCGAGGTCACCTCCGCGCTCCAGGGAGTCTCCCGCGCCTTCACCGAAGCGCTTCCGCAGTCGCCGGCCACCCGGGAGAGCCCGTCGGACGACGGGGCCGCCCAGGCGGCCAGCGACACGGCGCAGGCCGCGGAGGCCGCCGCGCAGGCCCTCGCCGACGCGGCCAGGGCCAACGGCGTGCCTCCCGAGGGTCACGCGGCGTGA
- a CDS encoding NfeD family protein, which produces MDPWLIWLIVSAVLVLAEIFTLTAALGMLGVAALITAGSAAAGLSTPFQFLVFTVVSAVTLFFLRPVALRHLVQPQTQRFGVDALVGQAAYVVSDVTGREGRVRIGGEEWTARSYDETLVIPRGATVDVLEISGSTAFVYPRE; this is translated from the coding sequence ATGGATCCGTGGCTGATCTGGCTGATCGTTTCGGCGGTCCTGGTCCTGGCGGAGATCTTCACCCTGACCGCCGCGCTCGGAATGCTGGGAGTGGCCGCGCTGATCACCGCCGGATCCGCGGCGGCCGGCCTTTCCACGCCTTTTCAATTTCTCGTGTTCACGGTCGTCTCCGCCGTCACCCTCTTCTTCCTGCGCCCGGTCGCGCTGCGCCACCTCGTCCAGCCCCAGACGCAGCGGTTCGGGGTGGACGCTCTGGTCGGCCAGGCCGCCTACGTCGTCTCCGACGTGACCGGAAGGGAAGGCAGGGTCCGTATCGGCGGCGAGGAATGGACGGCCCGTTCCTACGACGAGACGCTGGTGATTCCCCGGGGTGCGACCGTCGACGTCCTGGAGATCAGCGGTTCCACCGCATTCGTCTATCCCCGGGAGTGA
- a CDS encoding lytic polysaccharide monooxygenase has protein sequence MRTKRRVAFAVGALVAPLLAISLPASTASAHGWVTSPGSRQDQCAAGIVDCGQIKYEPQSVEGPKGLSSCSGGNSQFAELDDDGKGWRVTPVGTTHTFTWHHTARHATANWQYFIGSQKIAEFDGHRAQPAPDVSHQVNFGGFTGRQKVLAVWNVADTGNAFYSCIDVNIGGSGGGDGGGGGDGDPGACDAPGWSAGSVYSGGDTVSFGGHTWRAKWWVTGEEPGTTGEWGVWEDLGACAAA, from the coding sequence ATGCGCACCAAGAGACGGGTGGCCTTCGCGGTCGGGGCGCTGGTCGCTCCGTTGCTCGCCATCAGCCTCCCGGCGAGCACGGCGAGCGCGCACGGGTGGGTGACCTCGCCCGGCAGCCGGCAGGACCAGTGCGCCGCGGGGATCGTCGACTGCGGTCAGATCAAGTACGAGCCCCAGAGCGTCGAGGGCCCGAAGGGCCTGAGCAGTTGCAGCGGCGGAAACAGCCAGTTCGCCGAACTCGACGACGACGGCAAGGGCTGGCGCGTCACGCCGGTCGGCACCACGCACACCTTCACCTGGCACCACACGGCACGCCACGCCACGGCCAACTGGCAGTACTTCATCGGCAGCCAGAAGATCGCCGAATTCGACGGCCACCGAGCGCAGCCCGCCCCGGACGTGAGCCACCAGGTGAACTTCGGCGGCTTCACCGGCCGCCAGAAGGTACTGGCCGTGTGGAACGTGGCGGACACCGGCAACGCCTTCTACTCCTGCATCGACGTCAACATCGGCGGCAGCGGTGGGGGCGACGGGGGCGGCGGCGGCGACGGCGACCCGGGAGCCTGCGACGCGCCCGGGTGGAGCGCCGGCAGTGTCTACAGCGGCGGCGACACCGTCTCCTTCGGCGGCCACACCTGGCGCGCCAAGTGGTGGGTGACCGGCGAGGAGCCCGGCACCACCGGCGAATGGGGCGTCTGGGAAGACCTCGGAGCCTGCGCGGCCGCGTGA
- a CDS encoding DoxX family protein, translating into MEALEKRREHVIALFRIVVGLLFACHGAATLFDVLGGPHGPAPGFAAWPGWWAAVVQLVGGTLVLCGLATRTAAVLCSGSMAYAYFVEHQPDGLFPIENGGESAAMFCWSFLLLAALGPGRWSLASRIRPRRGDGGRPVTRTLPSDTPTSV; encoded by the coding sequence TTGGAAGCGCTGGAAAAACGCAGGGAGCACGTGATCGCGCTCTTCCGCATCGTCGTAGGCCTGCTGTTCGCCTGCCACGGAGCCGCCACCCTGTTCGACGTCCTGGGCGGTCCGCACGGGCCCGCCCCGGGCTTCGCCGCATGGCCCGGCTGGTGGGCCGCAGTGGTGCAACTGGTCGGCGGCACGCTGGTGCTGTGCGGTCTCGCGACCCGCACGGCGGCCGTCCTGTGCTCCGGGTCCATGGCGTACGCCTACTTCGTCGAGCACCAGCCCGACGGGCTCTTCCCCATCGAGAACGGCGGGGAGTCGGCGGCCATGTTCTGCTGGTCCTTCCTCCTGCTCGCCGCCCTCGGACCGGGCCGCTGGAGCCTGGCCTCCCGCATCCGCCCCCGTCGGGGTGACGGCGGCCGCCCGGTCACCCGGACACTGCCTTCGGACACGCCGACGTCCGTCTGA
- a CDS encoding FAD-dependent oxidoreductase produces MTTHVTIVGAGLGGLTLARVLHVHGIPATVHEAEASAKARAQGGMLDIHDSNGQPALRAAGLAEEFRGLVLEGRQASRALAPDGTVLFEEGDDGTGGRPEVMRGELRRMLLDSLPAGTVRWGRKVRAARPLGDGRHEVAFADGTSVVTNLLVGADGAWSRVRPLLSDAAPEYVGMSFVETYLFDADTRHPATAKAVGDGAMFALAPGKAIQAHRESGGTLHAYVALRRPREWFDGIGLPGAAGAARLAREFAGWAPELTALITEADTAPVLRPLYTLPAAHRWERVPGVTLLGDAAHLMPPSGEGANLAMYDGAELGTALAAHSGDVEAALTAYERDLFPRSAAEAADASRLHALMFGDDAPHGLIRMFTGQE; encoded by the coding sequence ATGACCACGCACGTCACGATCGTCGGCGCCGGACTCGGCGGTCTCACGCTCGCCCGCGTCCTGCACGTCCACGGCATCCCGGCCACCGTCCACGAGGCCGAGGCCTCCGCCAAGGCACGCGCGCAGGGCGGGATGCTCGACATCCACGACAGCAACGGCCAACCCGCTCTCCGGGCCGCGGGGCTCGCCGAGGAGTTCCGCGGGCTCGTCCTGGAGGGCCGGCAGGCCTCGCGGGCCCTCGCGCCGGACGGGACGGTCCTGTTCGAGGAGGGCGACGACGGCACGGGCGGGCGCCCCGAGGTGATGCGCGGCGAACTGCGGCGGATGCTGCTCGACTCACTGCCGGCCGGCACCGTCCGCTGGGGCCGCAAGGTGCGTGCCGCCCGCCCCCTCGGCGACGGCCGCCACGAGGTGGCGTTCGCCGACGGCACCTCCGTCGTCACGAACCTCCTGGTCGGCGCGGACGGCGCGTGGTCCCGGGTGCGGCCGCTGCTCTCCGACGCCGCACCCGAGTACGTCGGCATGTCGTTCGTCGAGACCTACCTTTTCGACGCCGACACCAGGCACCCGGCCACGGCGAAGGCGGTCGGCGACGGTGCGATGTTCGCGCTCGCGCCGGGAAAGGCGATCCAGGCCCACCGGGAGAGCGGCGGAACCCTGCACGCCTACGTGGCCCTGCGCAGGCCGCGCGAGTGGTTCGACGGCATCGGTCTCCCCGGAGCGGCGGGCGCCGCGCGGCTGGCGCGGGAGTTCGCCGGATGGGCACCGGAGTTGACCGCGCTGATCACCGAAGCCGACACCGCGCCGGTCCTGCGCCCCCTGTACACCCTCCCCGCCGCCCACCGGTGGGAGCGTGTGCCGGGAGTGACCCTGCTCGGCGACGCCGCCCACCTCATGCCCCCGTCCGGCGAAGGGGCCAACCTGGCCATGTACGACGGCGCGGAACTCGGCACGGCCCTCGCCGCGCACTCCGGCGACGTGGAGGCCGCGCTCACCGCGTACGAGCGGGACCTGTTCCCGCGCAGCGCGGCGGAGGCCGCCGACGCGTCCCGGCTGCACGCGCTGATGTTCGGTGACGACGCACCGCACGGCCTGATCAGGATGTTCACCGGCCAGGAGTAG
- a CDS encoding TetR/AcrR family transcriptional regulator encodes MASRSRRPERRQEPLSRERIVGAAVELLDTVGERGLTFRALADRLATGPGAIYWHITGKAELLGAATDAVVTAAVTAGPTGAADSPQDAVRAVALGLWDATEAHPWLATQLATQLSRTPWGTVAPRIFESLGRQVQAMGVPEAHWFTASSALMHYILGAAGQNAANSASAGPVGADVDRDEFLDTVSTAWEGLDPDAYPFTRAVADQVRGHDDREQFLAGITLVLTGITALHRPGR; translated from the coding sequence ATGGCATCCAGGTCGCGCCGCCCGGAACGGCGGCAGGAACCCCTCTCGCGGGAGCGCATCGTCGGGGCCGCCGTCGAGCTCCTCGACACGGTGGGAGAGCGCGGCCTCACCTTTCGCGCCCTGGCCGATCGCCTCGCGACCGGCCCCGGGGCGATCTACTGGCACATCACGGGGAAGGCCGAGCTGCTCGGCGCCGCCACGGACGCGGTCGTCACCGCCGCGGTGACCGCCGGACCCACCGGCGCCGCCGACTCGCCCCAGGACGCGGTGCGCGCCGTCGCACTGGGCCTGTGGGACGCGACCGAAGCACACCCGTGGCTGGCCACGCAGCTCGCGACGCAGCTGTCCCGCACACCCTGGGGGACGGTGGCACCGCGGATCTTCGAGAGTCTCGGCCGCCAGGTCCAGGCGATGGGCGTGCCCGAGGCCCACTGGTTCACGGCGTCCTCGGCGCTCATGCACTACATCCTCGGCGCCGCCGGCCAGAACGCCGCGAACTCCGCGAGCGCCGGCCCGGTGGGGGCCGACGTGGACCGGGACGAGTTCCTGGACACCGTCTCGACGGCGTGGGAGGGGCTCGACCCGGACGCGTACCCGTTCACCCGGGCCGTGGCGGACCAGGTCCGCGGCCATGACGACCGCGAGCAGTTCCTGGCCGGGATCACCCTCGTCCTGACCGGCATCACGGCACTTCACCGGCCCGGCCGGTAG
- a CDS encoding type III polyketide synthase: MAAYLCAPAVIHGEHSVETREIVEEVRGRHPHAPWAPRIDGIAASTGIESRGWMLPLEAAVAPGGGGDLGAAREALVRDGFTEQDANRAIAALKAVPASQTVQERTAPAWEAVQAYGERAARGALQIAGLDVADVDCLITSNSTTPALPGLDVALANRLPLRGDTMLLPATQWACVAGTRSLALAADLVAADPDRVVLVVISEALSTTYQPADDTLESLIVRLLFADTAVAAVVTGRPRPESVLRLDAAWHHTLPGTRDLHRLETRADGTHFVMDRRGPRAVQETVTAMWEWLRVRYEDDPSSWHPDVLLAHPGGTRVLEYMEQTMPDEWPSGLLAYSRDSYTSGNRGGAAVFDILRRAHDAGQKAGSRAVLYAAAPGLTATALEGEWL; the protein is encoded by the coding sequence GTGGCCGCATACCTGTGCGCTCCCGCCGTGATACACGGCGAGCACTCCGTCGAGACCCGAGAGATCGTCGAGGAGGTACGCGGCCGGCACCCGCACGCTCCGTGGGCACCGCGGATCGACGGCATCGCGGCCAGTACGGGCATCGAGAGCCGCGGCTGGATGCTCCCCCTGGAGGCCGCCGTCGCGCCCGGCGGTGGCGGCGACCTCGGGGCCGCACGGGAGGCGCTGGTCCGCGACGGGTTCACCGAGCAGGACGCGAACCGCGCGATCGCCGCCCTGAAGGCGGTGCCCGCGTCGCAGACCGTCCAGGAGCGCACCGCCCCGGCCTGGGAGGCCGTGCAGGCCTACGGGGAGCGCGCGGCACGTGGTGCCCTGCAGATCGCCGGGCTGGACGTCGCGGACGTCGACTGCCTGATCACCAGCAACTCCACCACCCCGGCCCTGCCCGGACTGGACGTCGCCCTGGCCAACCGGCTCCCGCTGCGCGGCGACACCATGCTCCTGCCCGCCACCCAGTGGGCCTGCGTGGCCGGGACCCGTTCCCTGGCACTGGCCGCCGACCTCGTGGCGGCGGACCCGGACCGGGTGGTCCTGGTCGTGATCTCCGAGGCGCTGAGCACCACCTACCAGCCCGCCGACGACACCCTGGAGTCCCTGATCGTCCGGCTGCTGTTCGCGGACACCGCGGTCGCGGCGGTGGTCACGGGCCGCCCGAGGCCCGAGTCGGTGCTCCGGCTGGACGCCGCCTGGCACCACACCCTGCCGGGCACGCGGGACCTGCACCGCCTGGAGACGAGGGCGGACGGCACCCACTTCGTGATGGACCGGCGCGGGCCGCGGGCGGTGCAGGAAACGGTCACCGCGATGTGGGAGTGGCTCCGCGTCCGCTACGAGGACGACCCCTCCTCCTGGCACCCCGACGTCCTGCTCGCGCACCCCGGCGGGACCCGGGTGCTGGAGTACATGGAGCAGACGATGCCCGACGAGTGGCCCTCGGGGCTCCTGGCGTACAGCCGGGACAGCTACACCAGCGGCAACCGCGGCGGCGCCGCCGTGTTCGACATCCTGCGCCGGGCGCACGACGCCGGGCAGAAGGCGGGCAGCCGTGCCGTCCTGTACGCGGCCGCCCCGGGCCTGACCGCCACCGCTCTGGAAGGGGAGTGGCTGTAG
- a CDS encoding ATP-binding SpoIIE family protein phosphatase: MDSTPSPSSSSPFDLVSSALGRYIPRGGAAAAGPAESRDDSGGHRPEHDRPPVGRQEQILGAVNLDRELRVTHRNLEAPVFAGLDAAVGSPFVDLLPPGDVPTVTRRLRQVLDTGEAHVARVQRLRRGDGSELVVSMSILPAAAPREGLTVSVIAMARRLHLYAAETAIGTSLDIGETAQSLAESLLAWGDVAAVDLDFAVWTGEGVTERAQGRIRLRRAALVPDRAWPEGYVTLGEDLPSDASRLLSQAIRRADAPQSIVIPDREAIERVLGSPRLVRALVPGDRSAGVACVPLVLEGDPPVVLGVAEVWRRADRPFADSELFDLQELVARTSHHVDLARQHQREHTQVLALQRRLLPRSAGGTVQTASVYQPATPDSAGVGGDWVNSFPLPDGRTALVVGDVVGHGLGAAATMGQLSMEARALLSAGLAPDEVLEHLDETVTLLDDAESGLAAGYSALGSTCCIAVYDPVSHRVTLSSAGHLPPILVSPDGRAGPLPVRPHPGLGTEFALREPYGVHTFVAPPGSLLALYTDGLVEDPAVPIDEGIARLADAVSGVHPWDSLQQAARRVVSDVMPAHQRDDVTLLIARTIGYRKGDTATWRLPARDDAAARARALVSALLRQWRTRDSTRDSVLLLVSELVTNAVRFAGGPITVRLIRAGPGLLCEVGDTGNGRPRLGRGGLLDDGGRGLHVVHRLTTRWGVRWTDTGKVVWAEVVR; this comes from the coding sequence ATGGACTCCACACCCTCCCCTTCGTCCTCGTCGCCGTTCGACCTGGTCAGCAGCGCTCTGGGCCGGTACATCCCGCGTGGCGGAGCCGCGGCGGCCGGTCCTGCCGAATCGCGGGACGACTCGGGCGGACACCGGCCGGAGCACGACCGTCCGCCGGTGGGCCGGCAGGAGCAGATCCTCGGCGCGGTCAATCTGGACCGGGAGCTGAGAGTCACCCACCGCAATCTCGAGGCCCCCGTCTTCGCGGGACTGGACGCCGCGGTCGGCAGCCCGTTCGTCGATCTCCTGCCCCCGGGGGACGTACCGACGGTCACCCGGCGGCTGCGGCAGGTTCTGGACACCGGTGAGGCACACGTCGCCCGGGTCCAGCGTCTGCGGCGCGGCGACGGGTCGGAGCTGGTCGTGTCGATGAGCATCCTGCCCGCGGCCGCGCCCCGGGAGGGCCTGACCGTCTCCGTGATCGCGATGGCCAGGAGGCTGCACCTGTACGCCGCCGAGACGGCGATCGGCACCTCGCTGGACATCGGCGAAACGGCGCAGTCCCTGGCGGAGTCCCTGCTGGCCTGGGGAGACGTGGCAGCCGTCGACCTCGACTTCGCCGTGTGGACGGGCGAGGGGGTCACCGAGCGGGCGCAGGGCCGCATCCGGCTGCGGCGGGCGGCCCTGGTGCCGGACCGGGCCTGGCCCGAGGGGTACGTGACCCTGGGCGAGGACCTTCCCAGCGACGCGAGTCGCCTGCTGTCGCAGGCGATACGGCGCGCCGACGCCCCGCAGTCCATCGTTATCCCGGACCGGGAGGCGATCGAGCGGGTGCTCGGCAGCCCGCGGCTGGTCCGTGCTCTGGTGCCCGGCGACCGGTCCGCCGGCGTGGCGTGCGTACCGCTGGTCCTGGAAGGTGATCCGCCCGTCGTCCTGGGCGTGGCGGAGGTGTGGCGGCGGGCGGACCGCCCGTTCGCCGACAGTGAGCTGTTCGACCTCCAGGAGCTGGTGGCCAGAACCTCCCACCATGTGGACCTGGCCCGCCAGCACCAGCGCGAGCACACACAGGTGCTGGCCCTGCAGCGGCGGCTGCTGCCGCGCTCCGCCGGTGGCACCGTCCAGACCGCCAGCGTCTACCAGCCCGCCACACCCGACAGCGCGGGCGTCGGGGGAGACTGGGTGAACAGCTTCCCGCTGCCGGACGGCCGTACCGCGCTGGTCGTCGGCGACGTCGTCGGGCACGGCCTGGGCGCCGCGGCCACCATGGGCCAGCTGAGCATGGAGGCCCGGGCGCTGCTGTCCGCGGGGCTGGCCCCCGACGAGGTGCTCGAGCACCTGGACGAGACCGTGACGCTGCTGGACGACGCGGAGTCCGGGCTGGCGGCCGGTTACAGCGCGCTCGGGTCGACCTGCTGCATCGCCGTCTACGACCCCGTCAGCCACCGGGTGACTTTGTCCAGCGCGGGCCACCTGCCCCCGATCCTGGTGTCGCCGGACGGGCGCGCCGGCCCGCTCCCGGTCCGTCCGCATCCCGGCCTGGGTACCGAGTTCGCGCTGCGCGAGCCGTACGGCGTGCACACCTTCGTCGCGCCTCCGGGCTCCCTGCTCGCCCTCTACACCGACGGCCTGGTCGAGGACCCGGCCGTGCCGATCGACGAGGGCATCGCCAGGCTGGCGGACGCCGTGTCCGGCGTGCATCCGTGGGACTCGCTGCAGCAGGCCGCGCGCCGGGTGGTCTCCGACGTGATGCCGGCGCACCAGCGCGACGACGTGACCCTGCTCATCGCACGCACGATCGGCTACCGCAAGGGGGACACCGCGACCTGGCGGCTGCCCGCCCGCGACGACGCGGCCGCCCGGGCCCGCGCGCTGGTCTCCGCGCTGCTGCGGCAGTGGCGCACCAGGGACAGCACCCGGGACAGCGTGCTGCTGCTGGTCAGCGAGCTGGTCACCAACGCGGTCCGGTTCGCCGGCGGCCCCATCACGGTGCGGCTGATCAGGGCCGGTCCCGGCCTGCTGTGCGAGGTCGGCGACACCGGCAACGGCAGACCGCGGCTGGGCCGGGGCGGGCTCCTCGACGACGGGGGCCGCGGCCTGCACGTGGTGCACCGGCTCACCACCCGGTGGGGCGTGCGGTGGACGGACACCGGCAAGGTGGTCTGGGCCGAGGTCGTGCGCTGA
- a CDS encoding histidine phosphatase family protein — translation MTGTATRYLYLARHGEAVPDESGLTDAGRRQAALLGRRLSDIPFDAVHHGPLPRAVQTARLIADELKGVTPRVSEAAGDYVPHLPERAELPAESADLHLRFLAGATDEERERGPELARQALRLFTGAVTDGARDRHELVVTHNFLIAWLVRDAMHAPKWRWLGLNHCNASLTVIRYAPGRAASVLLSNDMRHLPAELRWTGFPAELHV, via the coding sequence ATGACCGGCACAGCCACCCGCTACCTCTACCTCGCCCGGCACGGTGAGGCCGTACCGGACGAGAGCGGGCTGACGGACGCCGGCCGGCGCCAGGCCGCCCTGCTCGGCCGGCGCCTGAGCGACATCCCCTTCGATGCCGTCCACCACGGCCCGCTGCCGCGGGCGGTACAGACCGCACGCCTGATCGCCGACGAGCTGAAGGGCGTCACTCCGCGCGTCTCGGAAGCCGCCGGTGACTACGTGCCCCACCTGCCCGAACGGGCCGAGCTGCCGGCCGAGTCGGCCGATCTCCACCTCCGCTTCCTCGCCGGTGCCACCGACGAGGAACGCGAGCGCGGCCCGGAGCTCGCCCGTCAGGCGCTGCGTCTTTTCACGGGGGCGGTGACGGACGGCGCCCGGGACCGGCACGAACTGGTCGTCACCCACAACTTCCTCATCGCCTGGCTGGTCCGGGACGCCATGCACGCGCCGAAGTGGCGGTGGCTCGGCCTCAACCACTGCAACGCCTCGCTCACGGTCATCCGTTACGCGCCCGGCCGGGCAGCCTCCGTCCTCCTCTCCAACGACATGCGGCACCTGCCCGCCGAGCTGCGCTGGACGGGCTTTCCCGCCGAACTGCACGTCTGA